From Daucus carota subsp. sativus chromosome 6, DH1 v3.0, whole genome shotgun sequence, the proteins below share one genomic window:
- the LOC108225643 gene encoding senescence/dehydration-associated protein At3g51250-like: MRARASPDGCPQEFDKYRKDSNINDEVTNKSSSDSDKSSDEDPSAPLESIEDILITVPGAILHLIDKSFSVELACGDFSVIRLMQDDHPVVVLARVAEEIQWPVTKDQATVKLDDLHYFFPVRATRECDDDDDLGDILNYGLTFASKGQEDVLENLDKVLESYCSFSRQKVKKKKKKGGEVLDVSVAKELSPSDLEVEKNKEVMEKRCQAYWTTLAPNVEDYSSIAAKVVASGSGQLVKGILWCGDVTVDRLKHGNEVLKMRMVRGGNTEISPETLKRIKRVKKVTKMTEKVAVGVLSGVLKVSGFFASSAADSKVGKKLFGILPGEMVLASLDGFNKVCDAFEVAGRNVMSTSNTVTTELVCHKYGEEAAKATNESLDAAGHAMGAAWTVFKIRKAINPKSVIRPSNLAKYSDPNFKDKKKDKKDKKKDKSHMLFFGTTN, encoded by the exons ATGCGAGCACGGGCCTCTCCTGACGGCTGCCCTCAAG AATTCGATAAATACAGAAAAGATTCCAATATTAACGACGAAGTCACGAATAAGTCCAGTTCTGATTCTGATAAATCGTCAGATGAAGATCCTTCTGCCCCTCTAGAATCTATTGAAGACATCCTCATCACCGTCCCTGGCGCTATTCTCCACTTGATTGATAAGAGCTTCAGCGTTGAGCTCGCTTGTGGTGATTTCTCTGTAATCCGGTTAATGCAGGATGATCATCCAGTGGTAGTTCTCGCTAGAGTTGCTGAAGAGATCCAGTGGCCAGTGACAAAAGATCAGGCAACCGTTAAGCTTGAtgatttacattattttttccCGGTCCGTGCTACAAGAGAGTGTGATGACGATGATGATTTGGGAGATATTTTGAATTATGGACTGACATTTGCTTCGAAAGGGCAGGAGGATGTGTTGGAGAATTTGGATAAGGTTTTGGAGAGTTATTGTAGTTTTTCGAGGCAAaaagtgaagaagaagaagaagaaaggagggGAAGTGTTGGATGTATCGGTGGCAAAGGAGTTGTCACCATCGGATTTGGAGGTGGAGAAAAACAAGGAAGTGATGGAGAAGAGGTGTCAGGCTTATTGGACTACCTTGGCTCCTAATGTCGAAGATTATAGTAGTATTGCAGCGAAAGTGGTTGCTTCTGGATCAGGGCAGCTGGTTAAAGGGATTTTATGGTGTGGTGATGTGACCGTGGATAGGTTGAAACATGGCAATGAGGTTCTGAAGATGAGGATGGTTCGTGGTGGGAATACAGAGATTAGTCCAGAGACATTAAAAAGGATTAAGAG GGTAAAAAAGGTGACAAAAATGACCGAGAAAGTAGCAGTAGGAGTCTTGTCAGGGGTATTGAAAGTTTCTGgcttctttgcaagctcagctgCCGATTCTAAAGTAGGAAAAAAGCTCTTTGGTATCCTGCCTGGAGAAATGGTCCTGGCTTCtctggatggattta ACAAGGTCTGCGATGCTTTTGAAGTAGCTGGGAGGAATGTAATGTCTACCTCTAACACTGTTACCACTGAACTTGTCTGTCATAA GTATGGAGAAGAGGCAGCTAAGGCTACAAATGAGAGCTTAGATGCAGCGGGTCATGCAATGGGCGCGGCATGGACTGTTTTTAAAATTCGAAAAGCAATTAACCCAAAAAGTGTTATAAGGCCTTCGAACCTGGCTAAATATAGTGATCCAAATTTTAAGGATAAAAAGAAAGACAAGAAGGATAAGAAGAAAGATAAGAGTCATATGTTGTTTTTTGGTACCACTAACTAA
- the LOC108227227 gene encoding histidine kinase 1-like isoform X1: protein MAEETNKTPSITTESSSAAPNKPMRSLLRRVFKIYRGFPRSWEANNTTQSPRNRTTFHRDVEQEDFHCAGGHCLSSYYSVFVARLAMMVMLAILIGLLTLLTWHFTRVYTKKSLDTLAYGLRYELLQRPILRMWNIFNTTIEITTAQVKMSEFVMKKYSNPVNQEQEVEAFDSQLYQVMRDMTWALFTSHKALNSITINYRNGFVQAFHRDHKSNNTFYIYSDLVNYSISGSYNMNMLSSRQGWNDQSVHNNISAIWYREPLDPITGEKIGKSRAILPDDLIYIAGISQVPDGAASWHVAVSKYSDSPLLSAALPVLDSSKECIVAVVGVTTALYSVGQLMKELVEFHSGHIYLTSQEGWLLATSTNTPLLMNSTTRPTLMMASDSEERVIRSGAKLLQETYGNLTPSNHSVHIENARLGNQLYYIDTFFLNLKRLPMVGVIIIPRKYIMGKVDERAIKTLVILISASLCILVTGCVCIFILTNGVSKEMKLRAELISHLDARRKAEASSNYKSQFLANMSHELRTPMAAVIGLLDILMCDDCLTNEQFSTITQIRRCSTALLRLLNNILDLSKVESGKLVLEVAEFDLGRELEGLVDMFSVQCINHNVETVLDLSDDIPRLVQGDSGRVVQIFANLISNSIKFTTSGYIVLRGWCENPNKLISTRKFSLDHEKDPRSTPTTKFKIQKRHDKRFCRKDNKIILYFEVEDTGCGIDPRKWDSVFESFEQADASTTRLHGGTGLGLCIVRTLVNQMGGEIRVIKKNGPGTLMRLNLLLSAPVDETRECKSLNFEQHNLKILLALGGRKGRSVMSRWLQTHGMHTYEASEWNELTQMLQELFQGGNNVKNSPKQCSGAEELNADKRTSIFIVVVDIRLLDLSTDIWKEQVYFLDKYSGRAKFAWILNHDTSNNIKMELRGKGHVLMVNRPLYKGKMIQIVESAIREFDLEKKKKKNHLRTVVGDDMHECLEINHFHPDNSSSSESDKLEQRSSSCNGLQLEENQQNHDSKPCLSRYEAVNNCFVELTEVHAKEDELNINEKNMSRTCSNNQTGGMYPKRTTDGQNSLEGISILLAEDTPLLQKVATIMLEKLGATVAVVGDGLQAVEALKIMPSPDEYLEASSPGDGSNNSRVEGCGHSTYDLILMDCQMPKMDGYEATKAIRRSELGSSSHIPIVALTAHAMSSDEAKCLQVGMDAYLTKPIDRKLMVSTILSLTRRSA, encoded by the exons atggCGGAGGAAACAAACAAAACCCCTTCAATCACTACTGAATCTTCTTCTGCAGCTCCAAACAAGCCAATGAGATCTTTGCTTAGAAGGGTCTTCAAAATATATCGCGGCTTCCCTCGTTCTTGGGAAGCTAATAACACCACTCAATCTCCTCGAAACAGAACCACTTTTCACAGGGATGTTGAGCAGGAAGATTTCCATTGTGCTGGAGGCCATTGCTTATCTTCGTATTATAGTGTTTTCGTTGCTCGCCTTGCCATGATG GTTATGCTGGCAATTCTGATAGGACTTTTAACCTTGCTGACTTGGCATTTTACACGCGTCTACACAAAGAAATCATTAGACACTTTAGCATATGGGCTTCGCTATGAGCTCTTGCAACGTCCCATTTTGCGGATGTGGAACATCTTCAATACCACCATTGAGATCACCACAGCGCAGGTTAAGATGTCAGAGTTTGTGATGAAAAAATATAGCAATCCGGTGAATCAAGAGCAGGAAGTCGAG GCTTTTGACTCCCAGCTATATCAAGTTATGAGGGACATGACATGGGCACTATTTACCAGTCACAAAGCTCTCAATTCCATCACCATAAATTACAGAAACGGTTTTGTACAGGCTTTTCATAGAGATCATAAAAGTAACAATACATTCTACATATACTCTGATCTAGTCAACTATTCAATCAGTGGCTCTTATAACATGAATATGCTTTCGTCTCGTCAAGGCTGGAATGATCAGTCTGTGCATAACAATATCTCAGCAATCTGGTACCGAGAACCATTAGATCCTATAACAGGTGAAAAGATAGGAAAATCAAGGGCAATCCTGCCAGATGATCTGATATATATTGCCGGGATTTCACAAGTACCTGATGGCGCAGCTTCATGGCATGTAGCAGTAAGCAAGTACAGTGATTCACCCTTGCTCTCTGCAGCATTGCCCGTTTTAGACTCATCAAAGGAATGTATAGTGGCCGTGGTGGGTGTTACAACAGCACTGTATAGTGTCGGGCAGTTGATGAAAGAACTTGTTGAATTTCACAGCGGTCACATTTATCTGACCTCTCAAGAGGGATGGTTGCTGGCTACTTCGACAAATACTCCTCTTTTGATGAATTCAACAACGAGGCCAACTCTTATGATGGCTTCCGATTCTGAGGAGCGTGTCATACGCTCAGGAGCCAAATTGTTACAAGAAACCTATGGTAACCTGACTCCGTCAAATCACTCAGTTCACATAGAAAATGCTAGGCTCGGGAACCAGCTCTATTACATTGACACATTTTTCCTCAACTTGAAGAGGCTTCCCATG GTGGGAGTTATTATCATCCCAAGGAAATACATAATGGGAAAAGTTGATGAGAGAGCAATCAAAACATTGGTAATATTGATATCCGCTTCTCTGTGTATACTTGTTACCGGTTGTGTTTGCATTTTCATATTGACGAATGGAGTGTCAAAGGAGATGAAACTAAGAGCAGAGCTGATAAGCCATTTAGATGCAAGACGAAAAGCAGAGGCGTCTAGCAATTACAAAAGTCAGTTTCTAGCAAACATGAG TCATGAACTTCGAACACCTATGGCTGCAGTAATTGGGCTGCTGGACATTCTTATGTGTGACGATTGTCTCACAAATGAGCAATTTTCAACGATTACACAGATCCGAAGATGTTCGACTGCCCTTCTAAGGCTTCTTAACAATATTTTGGATCTCAGTAAG GTGGAATCTGGAAAGCTTGTGCTTGAAGTTGCTGAGTTTGATCTGGGGCGAGAACTCGAAGGACTTGTCGATATGTTCTCCGTCCAGTGCATTAACCACAATGTTGAAACTGTTCTAGATCTTTCTG ATGATATACCAAGATTAGTTCAAGGTGACTCTGGCAGAGTAGTGCAGATCTTTGCCAACCTTATCAGCAATTCTATCAAGTTTACAACAT CGGGCTACATTGTTCTGCGAGGATGGTGTGAAAATCCAAATAAGTTGATTAGCACAAGGAAGTTTTCCCTAGATCATGAGAAGGATCCAAGATCTACACCTACGACGAAGTTTAAGATACAAAAAAGACATGATAAAAGATTCTGCAGAAAGGACAACAAAATCATTCTTTATTTCGAAGTTGAGGACACTGGCTGTG GAATTGATCCACGAAAATGGGACTCGGTCTTTGAAAGCTTTGAGCAAGCTGATGCCTCAACAACTCGACT GCATGGTGGAACTGGACTTGGTTTATGCATTGTGCGAACTTTG GTGAATCAGATGGGTGGAGAAATCAGAGTTATTAAGAAAAATGGACCAGGGACTCTGATGCGACTAAATCTGCTTCTCAGTGCTCCTGTGGATGAAACAAGAGAGTGCAAAAGTTTAAACTTTGAACAGCATAATCTGAAG ATATTGCTTGCACTAGGCGGAAGGAAGGGTCGATCAGTTATGTCCAGGTGGCTACAAACACATGGAATGCACACCTACGAAGCTTCTGAGTGGAATGAACTAACACAAATGCTTCAGGAACTTTTTCAAGGTGGAAACAATGTGAAAAATTCACCAAAACAATGCTCAGGAGCTGAAGAATTAAATGCAGACAAGAGGACTTCAATATTTATTGTAGTTGTTGATATAAGGTTACTTGACTTGAGCACTGATATATGGAAGGAACAGGTATATTTCTTAGATAAATACTCTGGGAGAGCAAAGTTTGCATGGATACTGAATCATGACACCTCCAATAACATTAAGATGGAGCTTCGTGGAAAAGGGCATGTACTGATGGTTAACAGGCCACTTTATAAAGGAAAGATGATCCAGATAGTGGAATCTGCCATAAGAGAGTTTGATcttgaaaagaaaaagaaaaagaatcatTTGAGAACTGTAGTTGGCGACGACATGCATGAATGCCTtgaaataaatcattttcatcCTGATAATAGCAGCTCCAGTGAGTCGGACAAGTTAGAACAGAGAAGTTCTAGTTGTAATGGGTTGCAACTGGAAGAGAACCAACAGAATCATGACAGTAAGCCCTGTTTGTCACGATATGAGGCAGTCAATAACTGCTTTGTGGAGCTCACTGAAGTTCACGCAAAAGAAGATGAGTTGaacataaatgaaaaaaacatgagCAGAACATGCTCTAACAATCAAACTGGTGGTATGTACCCGAAGAGGACTACAGATGGACAGAACTCCCTTGAAGGCATAAGTATACTTCTTGCAGAAGATACACCGCTACTCCAGAAAGTTGCAACTATAATGCTTGAAAAATTAGGTGCTACTGTTGCAGTTGTGGGAGATGGGCTGCAGGCAGTAGAAGCTCTAAAAATTATGCCTAGTCCAGATGAGTATCTGGAGGCATCTTCCCCTGGAGATGGCAGCAATAACAGTCGAGTAGAAGGATGTGGCCACTCAACATATGACTTGATTCTTATGGATTGTCAG ATGCCAAAGATGGATGGTTATGAAGCAACAAAAGCAATACGGAGATCAGAGCTGGGAAGCAGTTCACACATCCCAATAGTTGCTCTAACAGCCCATGCAATGTCATCAGATGAAGCCAAGTGCTTGCAAGTTGGCATGGATGCGTATCTGACCAAGCCGATTGATCGGAAGTTGATGGTTTCCACAATCCTGTCACTGACAAGGAGAAGTGCTTAA
- the LOC108227227 gene encoding histidine kinase 1-like isoform X2 encodes MAEETNKTPSITTESSSAAPNKPMRSLLRRVFKIYRGFPRSWEANNTTQSPRNRTTFHRDVEQEDFHCAGGHCLSSYYSVFVARLAMMVMLAILIGLLTLLTWHFTRVYTKKSLDTLAYGLRYELLQRPILRMWNIFNTTIEITTAQVKMSEFVMKKYSNPVNQEQEVELYQVMRDMTWALFTSHKALNSITINYRNGFVQAFHRDHKSNNTFYIYSDLVNYSISGSYNMNMLSSRQGWNDQSVHNNISAIWYREPLDPITGEKIGKSRAILPDDLIYIAGISQVPDGAASWHVAVSKYSDSPLLSAALPVLDSSKECIVAVVGVTTALYSVGQLMKELVEFHSGHIYLTSQEGWLLATSTNTPLLMNSTTRPTLMMASDSEERVIRSGAKLLQETYGNLTPSNHSVHIENARLGNQLYYIDTFFLNLKRLPMVGVIIIPRKYIMGKVDERAIKTLVILISASLCILVTGCVCIFILTNGVSKEMKLRAELISHLDARRKAEASSNYKSQFLANMSHELRTPMAAVIGLLDILMCDDCLTNEQFSTITQIRRCSTALLRLLNNILDLSKVESGKLVLEVAEFDLGRELEGLVDMFSVQCINHNVETVLDLSDDIPRLVQGDSGRVVQIFANLISNSIKFTTSGYIVLRGWCENPNKLISTRKFSLDHEKDPRSTPTTKFKIQKRHDKRFCRKDNKIILYFEVEDTGCGIDPRKWDSVFESFEQADASTTRLHGGTGLGLCIVRTLVNQMGGEIRVIKKNGPGTLMRLNLLLSAPVDETRECKSLNFEQHNLKILLALGGRKGRSVMSRWLQTHGMHTYEASEWNELTQMLQELFQGGNNVKNSPKQCSGAEELNADKRTSIFIVVVDIRLLDLSTDIWKEQVYFLDKYSGRAKFAWILNHDTSNNIKMELRGKGHVLMVNRPLYKGKMIQIVESAIREFDLEKKKKKNHLRTVVGDDMHECLEINHFHPDNSSSSESDKLEQRSSSCNGLQLEENQQNHDSKPCLSRYEAVNNCFVELTEVHAKEDELNINEKNMSRTCSNNQTGGMYPKRTTDGQNSLEGISILLAEDTPLLQKVATIMLEKLGATVAVVGDGLQAVEALKIMPSPDEYLEASSPGDGSNNSRVEGCGHSTYDLILMDCQMPKMDGYEATKAIRRSELGSSSHIPIVALTAHAMSSDEAKCLQVGMDAYLTKPIDRKLMVSTILSLTRRSA; translated from the exons atggCGGAGGAAACAAACAAAACCCCTTCAATCACTACTGAATCTTCTTCTGCAGCTCCAAACAAGCCAATGAGATCTTTGCTTAGAAGGGTCTTCAAAATATATCGCGGCTTCCCTCGTTCTTGGGAAGCTAATAACACCACTCAATCTCCTCGAAACAGAACCACTTTTCACAGGGATGTTGAGCAGGAAGATTTCCATTGTGCTGGAGGCCATTGCTTATCTTCGTATTATAGTGTTTTCGTTGCTCGCCTTGCCATGATG GTTATGCTGGCAATTCTGATAGGACTTTTAACCTTGCTGACTTGGCATTTTACACGCGTCTACACAAAGAAATCATTAGACACTTTAGCATATGGGCTTCGCTATGAGCTCTTGCAACGTCCCATTTTGCGGATGTGGAACATCTTCAATACCACCATTGAGATCACCACAGCGCAGGTTAAGATGTCAGAGTTTGTGATGAAAAAATATAGCAATCCGGTGAATCAAGAGCAGGAAGTCGAG CTATATCAAGTTATGAGGGACATGACATGGGCACTATTTACCAGTCACAAAGCTCTCAATTCCATCACCATAAATTACAGAAACGGTTTTGTACAGGCTTTTCATAGAGATCATAAAAGTAACAATACATTCTACATATACTCTGATCTAGTCAACTATTCAATCAGTGGCTCTTATAACATGAATATGCTTTCGTCTCGTCAAGGCTGGAATGATCAGTCTGTGCATAACAATATCTCAGCAATCTGGTACCGAGAACCATTAGATCCTATAACAGGTGAAAAGATAGGAAAATCAAGGGCAATCCTGCCAGATGATCTGATATATATTGCCGGGATTTCACAAGTACCTGATGGCGCAGCTTCATGGCATGTAGCAGTAAGCAAGTACAGTGATTCACCCTTGCTCTCTGCAGCATTGCCCGTTTTAGACTCATCAAAGGAATGTATAGTGGCCGTGGTGGGTGTTACAACAGCACTGTATAGTGTCGGGCAGTTGATGAAAGAACTTGTTGAATTTCACAGCGGTCACATTTATCTGACCTCTCAAGAGGGATGGTTGCTGGCTACTTCGACAAATACTCCTCTTTTGATGAATTCAACAACGAGGCCAACTCTTATGATGGCTTCCGATTCTGAGGAGCGTGTCATACGCTCAGGAGCCAAATTGTTACAAGAAACCTATGGTAACCTGACTCCGTCAAATCACTCAGTTCACATAGAAAATGCTAGGCTCGGGAACCAGCTCTATTACATTGACACATTTTTCCTCAACTTGAAGAGGCTTCCCATG GTGGGAGTTATTATCATCCCAAGGAAATACATAATGGGAAAAGTTGATGAGAGAGCAATCAAAACATTGGTAATATTGATATCCGCTTCTCTGTGTATACTTGTTACCGGTTGTGTTTGCATTTTCATATTGACGAATGGAGTGTCAAAGGAGATGAAACTAAGAGCAGAGCTGATAAGCCATTTAGATGCAAGACGAAAAGCAGAGGCGTCTAGCAATTACAAAAGTCAGTTTCTAGCAAACATGAG TCATGAACTTCGAACACCTATGGCTGCAGTAATTGGGCTGCTGGACATTCTTATGTGTGACGATTGTCTCACAAATGAGCAATTTTCAACGATTACACAGATCCGAAGATGTTCGACTGCCCTTCTAAGGCTTCTTAACAATATTTTGGATCTCAGTAAG GTGGAATCTGGAAAGCTTGTGCTTGAAGTTGCTGAGTTTGATCTGGGGCGAGAACTCGAAGGACTTGTCGATATGTTCTCCGTCCAGTGCATTAACCACAATGTTGAAACTGTTCTAGATCTTTCTG ATGATATACCAAGATTAGTTCAAGGTGACTCTGGCAGAGTAGTGCAGATCTTTGCCAACCTTATCAGCAATTCTATCAAGTTTACAACAT CGGGCTACATTGTTCTGCGAGGATGGTGTGAAAATCCAAATAAGTTGATTAGCACAAGGAAGTTTTCCCTAGATCATGAGAAGGATCCAAGATCTACACCTACGACGAAGTTTAAGATACAAAAAAGACATGATAAAAGATTCTGCAGAAAGGACAACAAAATCATTCTTTATTTCGAAGTTGAGGACACTGGCTGTG GAATTGATCCACGAAAATGGGACTCGGTCTTTGAAAGCTTTGAGCAAGCTGATGCCTCAACAACTCGACT GCATGGTGGAACTGGACTTGGTTTATGCATTGTGCGAACTTTG GTGAATCAGATGGGTGGAGAAATCAGAGTTATTAAGAAAAATGGACCAGGGACTCTGATGCGACTAAATCTGCTTCTCAGTGCTCCTGTGGATGAAACAAGAGAGTGCAAAAGTTTAAACTTTGAACAGCATAATCTGAAG ATATTGCTTGCACTAGGCGGAAGGAAGGGTCGATCAGTTATGTCCAGGTGGCTACAAACACATGGAATGCACACCTACGAAGCTTCTGAGTGGAATGAACTAACACAAATGCTTCAGGAACTTTTTCAAGGTGGAAACAATGTGAAAAATTCACCAAAACAATGCTCAGGAGCTGAAGAATTAAATGCAGACAAGAGGACTTCAATATTTATTGTAGTTGTTGATATAAGGTTACTTGACTTGAGCACTGATATATGGAAGGAACAGGTATATTTCTTAGATAAATACTCTGGGAGAGCAAAGTTTGCATGGATACTGAATCATGACACCTCCAATAACATTAAGATGGAGCTTCGTGGAAAAGGGCATGTACTGATGGTTAACAGGCCACTTTATAAAGGAAAGATGATCCAGATAGTGGAATCTGCCATAAGAGAGTTTGATcttgaaaagaaaaagaaaaagaatcatTTGAGAACTGTAGTTGGCGACGACATGCATGAATGCCTtgaaataaatcattttcatcCTGATAATAGCAGCTCCAGTGAGTCGGACAAGTTAGAACAGAGAAGTTCTAGTTGTAATGGGTTGCAACTGGAAGAGAACCAACAGAATCATGACAGTAAGCCCTGTTTGTCACGATATGAGGCAGTCAATAACTGCTTTGTGGAGCTCACTGAAGTTCACGCAAAAGAAGATGAGTTGaacataaatgaaaaaaacatgagCAGAACATGCTCTAACAATCAAACTGGTGGTATGTACCCGAAGAGGACTACAGATGGACAGAACTCCCTTGAAGGCATAAGTATACTTCTTGCAGAAGATACACCGCTACTCCAGAAAGTTGCAACTATAATGCTTGAAAAATTAGGTGCTACTGTTGCAGTTGTGGGAGATGGGCTGCAGGCAGTAGAAGCTCTAAAAATTATGCCTAGTCCAGATGAGTATCTGGAGGCATCTTCCCCTGGAGATGGCAGCAATAACAGTCGAGTAGAAGGATGTGGCCACTCAACATATGACTTGATTCTTATGGATTGTCAG ATGCCAAAGATGGATGGTTATGAAGCAACAAAAGCAATACGGAGATCAGAGCTGGGAAGCAGTTCACACATCCCAATAGTTGCTCTAACAGCCCATGCAATGTCATCAGATGAAGCCAAGTGCTTGCAAGTTGGCATGGATGCGTATCTGACCAAGCCGATTGATCGGAAGTTGATGGTTTCCACAATCCTGTCACTGACAAGGAGAAGTGCTTAA
- the LOC108225527 gene encoding uncharacterized protein LOC108225527, whose translation MEAAKEDYEVEAKKQAAADVLFNYSTFAMTCIGNQVRPCDLRMHLMKEISGMPTSLKESSQKSGSPEPGTASSSGMQLDKNESFRALLA comes from the exons ATGGAAGCAGCCAAGGAAGATTACGAG GTTGAAGCAAAGAAGCAAGCTGCCGCGGATGTTTTGTTCAATTATTCAACGTTTGCGATGACATGTATAGGAAATCAGGTTCGGCCTTGTGACCTGAGGATGCATCTAATGAAG GAAATCTCTGGTATGCCAACCTCTCTCAAAGAGTCGTCACAAAAATCAGGATCCCCTGAACCAGGGACTGCATCAAGCTCAGGCATGCAGCTTGATAAAAATGAGAGTTTTAGAGCATTATTGGCTTGA
- the LOC108226586 gene encoding rac-like GTP-binding protein ARAC1, whose translation MSASRFIKCVTVGDGAVGKTCLLISYTSNSFPTDYVPTVFDNFSANVVVNGATVNLGLWDTAGQEDYNRLRPLSYRGADVFILAFSLISKASYENVSKKWIPELKHYAPGVPIVLVGTKLDLRDDKQFFVDHPGSVPITTAQGEELMKSIGAPSYIECSSKTQENVKGVFDAAIKVVLQPPKAKKKKGKAQKACAIL comes from the exons ATGAGCGCATCTCGATTCATTAAATGTGTTACGGTTGGTGATGGGGCAGTTGGCAAAACATGCTTGTTGATTTCGTATACCAGCAATTCCTTCCCCACG GATTATGTGCCGACagtgtttgataattttagTGCAAATGTGGTTGTCAATGGGGCCACTGTTAATCTTGGCTTGTGGGACACTGCTG GACAGGAGGATTACAATAGGTTAAGACCTTTGAGTTATCGTGGCGCAGATGTGTTCATTTTGGCATTCTCCCTCATTAGCAAGGCTAGCTATGAAAATGTTTCTAAGAAG TGGATTCCTGAATTGAAACATTATGCTCCTGGCGTCCCCATAGTTCTTGTTGGAACAAAGCTTG ATCTTCGGGATGATAAACAATTCTTTGTCGACCATCCTGGATCAGTACCCATCACTACAGCCCAA GGAGAAGAGTTAATGAAGTCGATAGGAGCACCTTCGTACATCGAATGTAGTTCAAAAACACAGGAG AATGTGAAGGGAGTTTTTGATGCTGCAATCAAAGTTGTGCTACAACCTCCCAAGGCAAAGAAAAAGAAGGGAAAGGCTCAGAAAGCTTGCGCCATACTGTGA